Below is a genomic region from Gemmatimonadales bacterium.
GATCGAGCCCTTCCCGCTCGCCGAGGCGAATGCGGCGCTGGCGCGGTTGCGGGCGGGTGAGGTGCGGGGAGCGGCGGTGCTCACTCCCTGAACGGGACGTCGATCTCCATGCCGTCCTTGGCCACCACGGTCTCGGGAAAGACCGCCCGCGCCTCGTCCAGCAGCACTGTGGCGTCCCGCGAGTAGCGGGCCGAAAGGTGGGTGAGCGCCAGCCGCCGCGCGCCCGCGTCCCGGGCCACTTCCGCCGCCTCACGCGCCGTCGAGTGCCCGGTCTCCACCGCGCGCTCCTTCTCCTCCTCGCCGAAGGTGGCCTCGTGGACGATCAGGTCCGCGCCGCGCGCGATCTCCACCGTGGCCGCGCACGGCCGCGTATCGCCCGAGTACACGACTTTGCGGCCCGACCGCGGCGCGCTCACGATCCCTTCGGGCCCCACCACTCGGCCGTCGTCGAGCGTCACCGCATGCCCGCGCTGGAGCTTGCCCCAGAACGGCCCCTCGGGCACCCCGGCCGCGCGCGCCGACTCCGGATCGAACCGGCCCAGGCGGTCCCTTTCGATCAGCGCAAAGCCCACCGCGTGCGAGCCGTGCTCCACCCCGAACACCCGGAGATCGTAGCCGTCGCGAGCGAGCGTTTCGCCCGGCTCCACCTCGCGCACCTCGACCACGAACGGCGCCCGCTCCGCGCCGAGCTGGAGCGCCTTCTCGAGGACGCGCTTCGCGCCCCGCGGGCCGAAGAGCCGCATGGGGTCGGTGCGGCCCTGGAGGCCAAGCGTTCGCATCAGGCCGATGACGCCCAGGTAGTGGTCCGCGTGGAAGTGGGTGAAGAAGATGTCGTTGAGCGCAAAGGTCAC
It encodes:
- the rnz gene encoding ribonuclease Z, translated to MLKVLFLGTSAARPTVERNVSGLVVTREGESLLFECGEGTQRQMMRNGVTFALNDIFFTHFHADHYLGVIGLMRTLGLQGRTDPMRLFGPRGAKRVLEKALQLGAERAPFVVEVREVEPGETLARDGYDLRVFGVEHGSHAVGFALIERDRLGRFDPESARAAGVPEGPFWGKLQRGHAVTLDDGRVVGPEGIVSAPRSGRKVVYSGDTRPCAATVEIARGADLIVHEATFGEEEKERAVETGHSTAREAAEVARDAGARRLALTHLSARYSRDATVLLDEARAVFPETVVAKDGMEIDVPFRE